A window of the Myxococcales bacterium genome harbors these coding sequences:
- a CDS encoding sulfurtransferase TusA family protein, which produces MSTSPPSSPPPSPFPSGSGDLLLDLRGEVCPYTFVRARLALEAMAAGAALVIAVDHPPAVRNLPRSLRDWGQEVTAVVEAGPAPWWIRVVKRVA; this is translated from the coding sequence ATGTCGACTTCGCCGCCGTCCTCGCCGCCGCCCTCGCCGTTCCCGTCCGGGTCTGGTGATCTGCTGCTCGATCTGCGCGGCGAGGTGTGCCCGTACACGTTCGTGCGCGCCCGGCTGGCGCTCGAGGCGATGGCCGCCGGCGCCGCCCTGGTGATCGCGGTCGATCACCCGCCGGCGGTGCGCAACCTGCCGCGCAGCCTGCGCGATTGGGGGCAGGAGGTGACCGCGGTGGTCGAGGCCGGCCCGGCGCCCTGGTGGATCCGCGTGGTCAAGCGCGTCGCCTGA
- a CDS encoding DUF882 domain-containing protein codes for MLGKAPPVVVNLRNTWTDEWLALDATGPMTVAPGEVDLFLRDHYTNDPTHMDPRLIGVLREAAVHFRSTRIEIVSGFRAPKYNLMLRKKGHEVARDSQHTHGTAVDFRIPGVSTEALHAWAVGRKLGGVGIYRASQFVHMDTGRVRYWSGD; via the coding sequence GTGCTCGGCAAGGCGCCCCCGGTCGTGGTCAACCTGCGCAACACCTGGACCGACGAGTGGCTCGCGCTGGACGCGACCGGGCCGATGACGGTGGCGCCAGGCGAGGTCGATCTGTTCCTGCGCGATCACTACACCAACGATCCGACCCACATGGACCCGCGCCTGATCGGGGTGCTGCGCGAGGCGGCCGTGCACTTCCGCTCGACCCGGATCGAGATCGTGTCGGGCTTCCGCGCGCCCAAGTACAACCTGATGCTGCGCAAGAAGGGCCACGAGGTCGCGCGCGACAGCCAGCACACCCACGGCACCGCCGTCGACTTCCGCATCCCCGGCGTGTCGACCGAGGCGCTGCACGCCTGGGCGGTCGGCCGCAAGCTCGGCGGCGTCGGCATCTACCGCGCGAGCCAGTTCGTCCACATGGACACCGGCCGGGTCCGCTACTGGAGCGGCGACTGA
- a CDS encoding TerC/Alx family metal homeostasis membrane protein → MYWFWIGFFVFVALCLAIDLGIGSRHVVEPTFRSAFKKTLVWVSVGLSFSGVVYLIYENHWLGANPSMSGADAAVTYLSAYLLEEALSVDNIFVISLIFRSFKIPGKYQHRVLFWGIIGAVVFRVTMLGGGVWLTKKFTWVFYFFGAYLIYSGLGLLKNQDEDEDGAEHSFAVRTVRRFVRVVDGDHGGKFLVRDGHGRRALTILAVTLVVVELTDVVFALDSIPAVLAVSQESFVIITSNIMAILGLRSIYFLLAGAMAQFDYLKYALAGLLVFIGAKMIAHDHVHVPNGVSLAIIAGFIVTGVLASIIANRRRPAAPAAAPAADADDSAS, encoded by the coding sequence ATGTACTGGTTCTGGATCGGCTTCTTCGTGTTCGTCGCCCTGTGCCTGGCGATCGATCTAGGTATCGGGTCGCGGCACGTGGTCGAGCCGACGTTCCGGTCGGCGTTCAAGAAGACCCTCGTCTGGGTCAGCGTCGGCTTGTCGTTCTCCGGCGTGGTCTACCTGATCTACGAGAACCACTGGCTCGGCGCCAACCCGTCGATGTCGGGCGCCGACGCCGCGGTCACGTACCTGTCGGCCTACCTCCTCGAGGAGGCGCTGTCGGTCGACAACATCTTCGTCATCTCGCTGATCTTCCGGTCGTTCAAGATCCCCGGCAAGTACCAGCACCGCGTGCTGTTCTGGGGGATCATCGGCGCGGTCGTGTTCCGGGTGACCATGCTCGGCGGCGGCGTCTGGCTCACCAAGAAGTTCACCTGGGTCTTCTACTTCTTCGGCGCCTACCTGATCTACTCCGGCCTCGGGCTGCTCAAGAACCAGGACGAGGACGAGGACGGCGCCGAGCACAGCTTCGCGGTCCGGACCGTGCGGCGGTTCGTGCGCGTCGTCGACGGCGATCACGGCGGCAAGTTCCTGGTCCGCGACGGCCACGGCCGGCGCGCGCTGACGATCCTCGCGGTGACGCTGGTCGTCGTCGAGCTGACCGACGTCGTGTTCGCGCTCGACTCGATCCCGGCGGTGCTCGCGGTCAGCCAGGAGTCGTTCGTGATCATCACGTCGAACATCATGGCGATCCTGGGCCTGCGCTCGATCTACTTCCTGCTGGCCGGCGCGATGGCGCAGTTCGACTACCTCAAGTACGCGCTGGCCGGGCTGCTGGTGTTCATCGGCGCCAAGATGATCGCGCACGACCACGTCCACGTGCCCAACGGGGTGTCGCTGGCGATCATCGCGGGGTTCATCGTGACCGGCGTGCTCGCGTCGATCATCGCCAACCGCCGCCGCCCCGCCGCGCCCGCCGCCGCGCCCGCCGCCGACGCCGACGACTCGGCGTCCTGA
- a CDS encoding acyl-CoA dehydrogenase family protein has translation MFTLDETNRMVEKMVRGWCEQKLAPRLPALEAGAEMPWALMRDLATTFGVAALAEAAARKRIAKLRATDGAVEEREGGGTFGGDPMMMAVFVKELSRVSPGFAMGWGVSVGLAGGAIVGKGTPEQIERWGVPLVTCKQIGSWCLTEPGAGSDAFGSMATTATPCAEGYRLHGSKTFITNGPGAEVFIVYARIDRGEPREQQGLGTFILDRGMPGLTTGTPFKKMGMRDSPTCEVFLDDVVAGPERLLGGREKGAAGRSDTKDSLGTERSGIPAMAWGILERCYDQSVAYVRERRQFGRPIGAFQAVQLKIADLYLKLKTVENVVYRLAWMQKSRTADPAFVNASKALCSQLAVDGALTAIQLHGGYGYMEEYHLEKLARDSKLLELGAGTTDINLLSAARSLIGPESLE, from the coding sequence ATGTTCACGCTCGACGAGACGAATCGCATGGTCGAGAAGATGGTGCGCGGCTGGTGCGAGCAGAAGCTCGCGCCGCGGCTGCCCGCGCTCGAGGCCGGCGCCGAGATGCCGTGGGCGCTGATGCGCGACCTGGCGACCACGTTCGGCGTGGCGGCGCTGGCCGAGGCCGCGGCCCGCAAGCGCATCGCCAAGCTCCGGGCGACCGACGGCGCGGTCGAGGAGCGCGAGGGCGGCGGCACGTTCGGCGGCGACCCGATGATGATGGCGGTGTTCGTCAAGGAGCTGTCGCGGGTGTCGCCGGGCTTCGCGATGGGCTGGGGCGTCTCGGTCGGGCTGGCCGGCGGCGCGATCGTCGGCAAGGGCACCCCCGAGCAGATCGAGCGCTGGGGCGTGCCGCTGGTGACCTGCAAGCAGATCGGCTCGTGGTGCCTGACCGAGCCCGGGGCCGGCTCCGACGCGTTCGGGTCGATGGCGACGACCGCGACCCCGTGCGCCGAGGGCTACCGGCTGCACGGCAGCAAGACCTTCATCACCAACGGCCCGGGCGCCGAGGTGTTCATCGTCTACGCGCGGATCGACCGCGGCGAGCCGCGCGAGCAGCAGGGCCTGGGCACCTTCATCCTGGACCGGGGCATGCCGGGGCTGACGACCGGGACGCCGTTCAAGAAGATGGGCATGCGCGACTCGCCGACCTGCGAGGTGTTCCTGGACGACGTCGTCGCCGGGCCCGAGCGGCTGCTGGGCGGCCGCGAGAAGGGCGCCGCGGGGCGCTCGGACACCAAGGACAGCCTGGGCACCGAGCGCTCGGGCATCCCGGCGATGGCCTGGGGCATCCTCGAGCGCTGCTACGACCAGTCGGTCGCCTACGTGCGCGAGCGCCGGCAGTTCGGGCGGCCGATCGGCGCGTTCCAGGCGGTCCAGCTGAAGATCGCGGACCTGTACCTGAAGCTCAAGACGGTCGAGAACGTGGTCTACCGCCTGGCCTGGATGCAGAAGTCGCGGACCGCGGACCCGGCGTTCGTGAACGCCAGCAAGGCGCTGTGCTCGCAGCTGGCAGTGGACGGCGCGCTGACGGCGATCCAGCTGCACGGCGGGTACGGCTACATGGAGGAGTACCACCTGGAGAAGCTGGCCCGGGACTCCAAGCTGCTGGAGCTCGGCGCCGGCACGACCGACATCAATCTGCTGTCCGCCGCGCGCTCGCTGATCGGGCCGGAGTCGCTGGAGTGA
- a CDS encoding divalent-cation tolerance protein CutA, with translation MAEPDVVLVLSTVPDDDRGPALARALVDEELAACVNLVPSVRSIYRWDGVVADEREQLAIIKTRRDRVDALLARLVALHPYQVPEAIVVPVAGGHAPYLAWVGAMVR, from the coding sequence ATGGCCGAACCCGATGTCGTGCTGGTGCTGTCGACCGTGCCCGATGACGACCGCGGTCCGGCGCTCGCGCGCGCGCTGGTCGACGAGGAGCTGGCGGCGTGCGTGAACCTGGTGCCGAGCGTGCGCTCGATCTACCGGTGGGACGGCGTGGTCGCCGACGAGCGCGAGCAGCTGGCGATCATCAAGACCCGGCGCGATCGCGTCGACGCGCTGCTGGCGCGGCTGGTCGCCTTGCACCCCTACCAGGTGCCCGAGGCGATCGTCGTGCCGGTCGCCGGCGGCCACGCGCCCTACCTGGCGTGGGTCGGCGCGATGGTCCGGTAG
- a CDS encoding aspartate kinase, with product MLVVQKFGGTSVGTIERINHVAQRCLATQRAGHQVAVVVSAMSGETNRLLKLVNQIQDDPNDREVDVIVSTGEQVSVGLVALAIRKLGGKARSFLGHQVKIQTDSAFARARIVSIDAEPLRAAFAAGEIAVIAGFQGVDEAGSITTLGRGGSDTTGVAIAAALGADVCEIYTDVDGVYTTDPNVVASARKIERISYEEMLELASLGAKVLQIRSVELGMKFGVPIHVRSSFSEVEGTWVVPEEREMEHVVVSGVTVARDEAKITVEDLPDHSGVAARLFAPLADGGVVVDMIIQNTGWDGTTDLTFTVPSGDRKRAIDILTQQVADLVGPGGERIATDDEICKVSVVGVGMRSHAGVAKRMFQLLAAENINIQLISTSEIKISVVVAKKYAELALRTLHDGFGLDRPPAERAAL from the coding sequence ATGCTGGTGGTCCAGAAGTTCGGCGGCACGTCGGTCGGCACGATCGAGCGGATCAACCACGTCGCCCAGCGCTGCCTCGCCACCCAGCGCGCCGGCCACCAGGTCGCGGTGGTCGTCTCGGCGATGTCGGGCGAGACCAACCGCCTGCTCAAGCTCGTCAACCAGATCCAGGACGATCCCAACGATCGCGAGGTCGACGTGATCGTCTCGACCGGCGAGCAGGTCTCGGTCGGCCTGGTGGCGCTGGCGATCCGCAAGCTCGGCGGCAAGGCCCGGTCGTTCCTCGGGCACCAGGTCAAGATCCAGACCGACAGCGCGTTCGCCCGGGCCCGGATCGTCTCGATCGACGCCGAGCCGCTGCGGGCCGCGTTCGCCGCCGGCGAGATCGCCGTCATCGCCGGGTTCCAGGGCGTCGACGAGGCCGGCAGCATCACGACGCTCGGGCGCGGCGGCTCCGACACCACCGGCGTCGCGATCGCCGCGGCCCTGGGGGCCGACGTGTGCGAGATCTACACCGACGTCGACGGGGTCTACACGACCGATCCCAACGTCGTGGCGTCGGCCCGCAAGATCGAGCGCATCAGCTACGAGGAGATGCTCGAGCTGGCGTCGCTGGGCGCCAAGGTGCTGCAGATCCGATCGGTCGAGCTGGGCATGAAGTTCGGCGTGCCGATCCACGTCCGGTCGAGCTTTTCCGAAGTCGAGGGCACCTGGGTGGTGCCCGAGGAGCGCGAGATGGAACACGTCGTGGTTTCCGGCGTCACCGTGGCCCGGGACGAGGCCAAGATCACCGTCGAGGATCTCCCCGATCACTCGGGCGTCGCCGCCCGGCTGTTCGCGCCGCTGGCCGACGGCGGCGTCGTCGTCGACATGATCATCCAGAACACCGGCTGGGACGGCACCACCGATCTGACCTTCACCGTGCCGTCGGGCGATCGCAAGCGCGCGATCGACATCCTGACCCAGCAGGTCGCGGACCTGGTCGGGCCCGGCGGCGAGCGGATCGCGACCGACGACGAGATCTGCAAGGTCTCGGTGGTCGGCGTGGGCATGCGCAGCCACGCCGGCGTCGCCAAGCGGATGTTCCAGCTGCTCGCGGCCGAGAACATCAACATCCAGCTCATCTCGACCAGCGAGATCAAGATCTCGGTGGTCGTCGCCAAGAAGTACGCCGAGCTGGCGCTGCGGACCCTCCACGACGGCTTCGGCCTCGATCGGCCGCCGGCCGAGCGCGCGGCGCTCTAG
- a CDS encoding DsrE family protein has product MTRLGLVLASADDLALVAGLARAAVARRLAVRVFAMHAGVAALAAAPAVVAALLDDGCDLCACATSADRAGVALASLGVVAGSQDDHAALCAWADRVVAFA; this is encoded by the coding sequence GTGACCCGGCTGGGGCTGGTGCTGGCCAGCGCCGACGATCTGGCGCTGGTGGCCGGGCTGGCGCGCGCCGCGGTGGCGCGGCGGCTGGCGGTGCGGGTGTTCGCGATGCACGCCGGGGTCGCGGCCCTGGCGGCGGCGCCGGCCGTGGTCGCCGCCCTGCTCGACGACGGCTGCGACCTGTGCGCCTGCGCCACCAGCGCCGATCGGGCCGGGGTGGCGCTGGCGAGCCTGGGCGTCGTCGCCGGCAGCCAGGACGATCACGCGGCGCTGTGCGCCTGGGCCGATCGCGTGGTGGCGTTCGCGTGA
- a CDS encoding Mov34/MPN/PAD-1 family protein, translating to MIAVAAAWPAIVAAVEAEPGEVAGWIAAAAAAVTTVALDLAGAWTDGALVALARAARGPTPPLTLFHSHPEGRAALSAHDVRAWAPTGTPLWRWPQLVVATRGGRATAAALYAWPVDADAPAPIARVVRDPAGRWSAR from the coding sequence GTGATCGCGGTCGCGGCGGCCTGGCCCGCGATCGTGGCCGCGGTCGAGGCGGAGCCCGGCGAGGTCGCCGGCTGGATCGCCGCGGCCGCCGCGGCGGTGACCACGGTCGCGCTCGACCTTGCCGGCGCCTGGACCGACGGCGCGCTGGTGGCGCTGGCGCGCGCGGCCCGAGGTCCGACGCCGCCGCTGACGCTGTTCCACAGCCACCCCGAGGGGCGCGCGGCGCTGTCGGCGCACGACGTGCGGGCGTGGGCGCCGACCGGGACGCCGTTGTGGCGGTGGCCGCAGCTGGTGGTCGCGACCCGCGGCGGCCGCGCCACCGCCGCCGCGCTGTACGCGTGGCCCGTCGACGCCGACGCGCCCGCGCCGATCGCCCGGGTGGTGCGCGACCCTGCCGGGCGCTGGAGCGCGCGGTGA
- a CDS encoding ThiF family adenylyltransferase — translation MAAVAVVGAGGLGGPIALAVAAAGHAVTVIDDDRVELSNLHRQVQFGVADLGRPKAEVLARLAGGRAIVARFPDLPADLGPVAVIVDGSDHPPTKFAVAAWARARGCAYVIASAVRYGGNVFAAGPIDACYACLFEDPPEDARGCGDAGVLGPLVGWIGGVAAATAIAAATDARAPGARIWVLDDLRRGGRPRELAIEARADCGCRGAA, via the coding sequence ATGGCCGCGGTCGCGGTGGTCGGGGCCGGCGGCCTCGGCGGCCCGATCGCGCTGGCGGTGGCGGCGGCCGGGCACGCGGTGACGGTGATCGACGACGATCGCGTCGAGCTGTCGAACCTGCACCGGCAGGTGCAGTTCGGCGTCGCCGACCTCGGCCGCCCCAAGGCCGAGGTGCTGGCGCGCCTCGCCGGCGGCCGCGCGATCGTCGCCCGCTTCCCCGACCTGCCCGCCGACCTCGGCCCGGTCGCGGTGATCGTCGACGGCAGCGATCACCCGCCGACCAAGTTCGCGGTCGCGGCGTGGGCGCGGGCCCGCGGCTGCGCGTACGTGATCGCGTCGGCGGTGCGCTACGGCGGCAACGTGTTCGCGGCCGGCCCGATCGACGCGTGCTACGCGTGCCTGTTCGAGGATCCGCCCGAGGACGCGCGCGGGTGCGGCGACGCCGGGGTGCTGGGGCCGCTGGTCGGGTGGATCGGCGGCGTCGCGGCCGCGACCGCGATCGCCGCGGCCACCGACGCGCGCGCGCCCGGCGCCCGGATCTGGGTGCTCGACGATCTGCGGCGCGGCGGCCGGCCGCGCGAGCTAGCGATCGAGGCCCGCGCGGACTGCGGGTGCCGCGGGGCCGCGTGA
- a CDS encoding FHA domain-containing protein, with the protein MDQSERYLQLALLGRSAFLASAAPAALVRRRSDGTDTDTDSGRGGDDDVETMVAPVLGQRRGPRAIEVYPLIKKPGASFADMITIGRTPNNDVVLRDVTVSRFHAYFRQRGDRWIVADAGSRNGSALEGGALEARREREVASGAAVRIGDFEMTFYTAAQLFEVLRDGGPGSRS; encoded by the coding sequence GTGGATCAGTCGGAGCGGTACCTCCAGCTTGCCCTCCTCGGGCGGAGTGCGTTCCTGGCCTCGGCGGCGCCGGCGGCGCTGGTGCGCCGGCGCAGCGACGGCACCGACACCGACACCGACTCGGGCCGCGGCGGCGACGACGACGTCGAGACGATGGTCGCGCCGGTGCTGGGCCAGCGCCGCGGGCCGCGCGCGATCGAGGTCTACCCGCTGATCAAGAAGCCCGGCGCGTCGTTCGCCGACATGATCACGATCGGCCGGACGCCCAACAACGACGTCGTGCTGCGCGACGTCACGGTGTCCCGCTTCCACGCCTACTTCCGGCAGCGCGGCGATCGCTGGATCGTCGCTGACGCCGGCTCGCGCAACGGCAGCGCGCTCGAGGGCGGCGCGCTCGAGGCCCGGCGCGAGCGCGAGGTCGCGTCGGGGGCGGCGGTGCGGATCGGCGACTTCGAGATGACCTTCTACACCGCGGCGCAGCTGTTCGAGGTGCTGCGCGACGGCGGCCCCGGTAGTCGGTCGTGA
- the dnaK gene encoding molecular chaperone DnaK, translating to MARIIGIDLGTTNSCVAVLESGEPVVIHNQEGGRTTPSMVSWNADGDVVVGAASKRQMVTNPGRTVYGVKRLIGRKVSDPEIQRLARTLPYPLVPAKNGDAWVTIGDQPHSPQEISAHVVAKMRRVAEDYLGEAVVEAVITVPAYFDDVQRQATKDAGAIAGLQVRAILNEPTAAALAYGVQHQQDQRVAVFDLGGGTFDISVLTIENGVFEVLATSGDTTLGGDDFDRAIIELLADEFHVHSGVDLRDDTVALQRLKEAAEQAKIELSSTMATDINLPFIAVGPSGPIHLTRALSRTELERACRELLTRLASPCADALELARCTAGDIDQVLLVGGMTRMPAVQDAVLAIFGKPAHKGVNPDESVAVGAAVHSAVIGGELQEVVLLDVTPHDLGVKVAGDKMSVIIPANTSIPTREKKVFATTEDNQSFVAVEVYQGPDAQASRNRRLGRFVLGDLRVAPRGATRVEVSFSMDADGILQVDAVEVATGKATTVMIEAASGLTTDEIKRLAAGMR from the coding sequence ATGGCTCGGATCATCGGCATCGACCTCGGCACGACCAACTCGTGCGTGGCGGTCCTGGAGAGCGGCGAGCCCGTGGTCATCCACAACCAGGAGGGCGGGCGCACGACGCCGTCGATGGTGTCGTGGAACGCCGACGGCGACGTCGTCGTCGGGGCCGCGTCCAAGCGCCAGATGGTGACCAACCCCGGGCGTACGGTGTACGGGGTCAAGCGGCTGATCGGCCGCAAGGTCAGTGATCCCGAGATCCAGCGCCTGGCGCGGACGCTGCCGTACCCGCTGGTGCCCGCCAAGAACGGCGACGCGTGGGTCACGATCGGCGACCAGCCGCACTCGCCGCAGGAGATCTCGGCGCACGTGGTGGCGAAGATGCGGCGGGTGGCCGAGGACTACCTGGGCGAGGCCGTGGTCGAGGCCGTCATCACGGTGCCCGCGTACTTCGACGACGTCCAGCGCCAGGCGACCAAGGACGCGGGCGCGATCGCGGGGCTGCAGGTGCGCGCGATCCTCAACGAGCCGACCGCCGCGGCGCTGGCGTACGGGGTCCAGCACCAGCAGGATCAGCGGGTCGCGGTGTTCGATCTCGGCGGCGGCACCTTCGACATCTCGGTGCTGACGATCGAGAACGGGGTGTTCGAGGTGCTCGCGACCTCGGGCGACACCACGCTCGGCGGCGACGACTTCGATCGCGCGATCATCGAGCTCCTGGCCGACGAGTTCCACGTCCACAGCGGCGTCGACCTGCGCGACGACACGGTCGCGCTGCAGCGCCTCAAGGAGGCCGCCGAGCAGGCCAAGATCGAGCTGTCGTCGACGATGGCGACCGACATCAACCTGCCGTTCATCGCGGTCGGCCCGAGCGGCCCGATCCACCTGACCCGGGCGCTGTCGCGGACCGAGCTCGAGCGCGCGTGCCGCGAGCTCCTGACCCGGCTCGCCTCGCCGTGCGCCGACGCGCTCGAGCTGGCGCGCTGCACCGCCGGCGACATCGATCAGGTGCTCCTGGTCGGGGGCATGACCCGGATGCCGGCCGTGCAGGACGCGGTGCTCGCGATCTTCGGCAAGCCCGCCCACAAGGGCGTCAACCCCGACGAGAGCGTCGCGGTCGGCGCGGCGGTGCACTCGGCGGTCATCGGCGGCGAGCTGCAGGAGGTGGTCCTGCTCGACGTGACGCCGCACGATCTGGGGGTCAAGGTCGCCGGCGACAAGATGTCGGTGATCATCCCGGCCAACACCAGCATCCCGACCCGGGAGAAGAAGGTGTTCGCGACCACCGAGGACAACCAGAGCTTCGTCGCGGTCGAGGTCTACCAGGGCCCGGACGCGCAGGCGTCGCGCAACCGGCGGCTCGGGCGGTTCGTGCTCGGGGATCTGCGGGTCGCGCCGCGCGGCGCGACGCGGGTCGAGGTCAGCTTCAGCATGGACGCCGACGGCATCCTGCAGGTCGACGCGGTCGAGGTCGCCACCGGCAAGGCCACGACCGTGATGATCGAGGCCGCGAGCGGCCTGACCACCGACGAGATCAAGCGGCTCGCGGCCGGCATGCGCTGA
- a CDS encoding D-alanine--D-alanine ligase gives MELLTAVLYNTDFEHITGAASPDAVSVRVAAEAVRDALRVAGHAAELVGAWGKDLPEVTAALARDRPDLVFNLVESLGGVARNEVVVPALLDLMGLAYTGGDAIALGLSLYKPRTKDVLIGRGVATPPYRVVASADDLARVAAEALDYPWFVKLANEDASVGITEANVLADGAALAARCQALLKEFGEPLLLERYVAGREVNVTLLGSGADVVVLPLHEIDFAAMPAGRPHIVSYAAKWDEQHVDYAGTKPVPLRDATPALTARIVATARAAWDAIGLRDYGRVDLRIDPAGVPWVIDVNPNCDISPDAGVHRAAMAHGWTYPQLISGIAELAHRRARGRAS, from the coding sequence ATGGAGCTACTGACCGCGGTCCTCTACAACACCGACTTTGAGCACATCACCGGCGCGGCCTCGCCGGACGCGGTGTCGGTGCGCGTCGCCGCCGAGGCCGTGCGCGACGCGCTGCGCGTGGCGGGACACGCCGCCGAGCTGGTCGGCGCCTGGGGCAAGGATCTGCCCGAGGTCACCGCGGCGCTGGCGCGCGACCGTCCCGACCTGGTGTTCAACCTGGTCGAGTCGCTCGGCGGCGTGGCGCGGAACGAGGTCGTCGTGCCGGCGCTGCTCGACCTCATGGGCCTGGCCTACACCGGCGGCGACGCGATCGCGCTGGGCCTGTCGCTGTACAAGCCGCGCACCAAGGACGTGCTGATCGGGCGCGGCGTCGCGACGCCGCCGTACCGGGTCGTCGCCAGCGCCGACGACCTCGCGCGGGTCGCGGCCGAGGCGCTGGACTACCCGTGGTTCGTCAAGCTCGCCAACGAGGACGCCTCGGTCGGGATCACCGAGGCCAACGTGCTCGCCGACGGCGCGGCGCTGGCCGCGCGCTGCCAGGCGCTGCTCAAGGAGTTCGGCGAGCCGCTGCTGCTCGAGCGCTACGTCGCCGGCCGCGAGGTCAACGTGACGCTCCTGGGCTCGGGCGCCGACGTGGTCGTGCTCCCGCTGCACGAGATCGACTTCGCCGCGATGCCGGCCGGGCGCCCGCACATCGTCAGCTACGCGGCCAAGTGGGACGAGCAGCACGTCGACTACGCGGGCACCAAGCCGGTGCCGCTGCGCGACGCGACGCCGGCGCTGACCGCGCGGATCGTCGCCACCGCGCGCGCGGCCTGGGACGCGATCGGGCTGCGCGACTACGGCCGGGTCGATCTCCGGATCGATCCTGCGGGCGTGCCGTGGGTGATCGACGTCAACCCGAACTGTGACATCTCGCCCGACGCCGGGGTCCACCGCGCCGCGATGGCCCACGGCTGGACCTACCCGCAGCTCATCAGCGGCATCGCCGAGCTGGCGCACCGGCGCGCCCGCGGCCGCGCCTCGTGA
- the larE gene encoding ATP-dependent sacrificial sulfur transferase LarE: protein MSDLAVRHRALESRLAELPGVVVAFSGGVDSAFLLKVAIDVLGPRAHAVTAVSPTMARAEVADARALGAELGLGDRHHLVDADELAVPGYAANPIDRCALCKTELMSVATPIAAQVGAPIALGTNTDDLGDHRPGIAAASAAGALMPMVEAGLDKAAVRALSRQLGLRTWDKPQLACLSSRFPYGTAITRARLRQVDDFEDGLRALGFRQVRVRFHDAVARLEVEVSELPRLVEPAVRAAVVALGRQLGFTFVALDLAGFTSGSLNQLLGDGLVPLGRRRPGAAPT from the coding sequence GTGAGCGATCTGGCCGTCCGACACCGCGCCCTCGAGTCCCGCCTGGCGGAGCTGCCCGGCGTCGTGGTCGCGTTCTCGGGCGGCGTCGACTCGGCGTTCCTGCTCAAGGTCGCGATCGACGTGCTCGGCCCGCGCGCCCACGCCGTGACCGCGGTGTCGCCGACGATGGCCCGGGCCGAGGTCGCCGACGCCCGCGCGCTGGGCGCCGAGCTCGGCCTGGGCGACCGCCACCACCTGGTCGACGCCGACGAGCTGGCGGTGCCCGGCTACGCCGCGAACCCGATCGATCGCTGCGCCCTGTGCAAGACCGAGCTGATGAGCGTGGCGACGCCGATCGCGGCGCAGGTCGGCGCGCCGATCGCGCTCGGCACCAACACCGACGACCTCGGCGATCACCGCCCAGGCATCGCCGCGGCCTCGGCCGCCGGCGCGCTGATGCCGATGGTCGAGGCCGGCCTCGACAAGGCCGCGGTCCGCGCGCTGTCGCGCCAGCTCGGGCTCCGCACCTGGGACAAGCCGCAGCTCGCGTGCCTGTCGTCGCGGTTCCCGTACGGCACGGCGATCACGCGGGCGCGGCTGCGCCAGGTCGACGACTTCGAGGACGGCCTGCGCGCGCTCGGCTTCCGCCAGGTCCGGGTCCGGTTCCACGACGCGGTGGCGCGCCTCGAGGTCGAGGTCAGCGAGCTGCCGCGGCTGGTCGAGCCGGCGGTACGCGCGGCGGTGGTCGCCCTCGGGCGCCAGCTCGGGTTCACGTTCGTCGCGCTCGATCTGGCCGGCTTCACCTCGGGCTCGCTCAACCAGCTCCTGGGCGACGGCCTGGTCCCGCTGGGGCGGCGGCGCCCCGGAGCCGCGCCCACGTGA
- a CDS encoding SRPBCC family protein, whose amino-acid sequence MNATAQLLRDAAAEFPPVSTEVATTLPVRAEVAYEVFADAGETPRWLSVVQSARVLERDDDGRPAQVAFRASFDRATLGYVVRYEYRAAELTIRWSTTSGSAIRVEGEARFTPLSDRACLMTYRLGLELPVSREWIEAHYDGHAASAVVGDFREHLRRFV is encoded by the coding sequence ATGAACGCCACCGCCCAGCTCCTTCGCGACGCCGCCGCCGAGTTTCCGCCGGTCTCGACCGAGGTCGCGACCACGTTGCCGGTCCGGGCGGAGGTCGCGTACGAGGTGTTCGCCGACGCCGGCGAGACGCCGCGGTGGCTGTCGGTCGTGCAGTCGGCTCGGGTGCTCGAGCGCGACGACGACGGCCGCCCTGCGCAGGTCGCGTTCCGCGCGTCGTTCGACCGCGCGACCCTCGGCTACGTGGTCCGCTACGAGTACCGGGCCGCGGAGCTGACGATCCGCTGGAGCACGACCTCCGGCAGCGCCATCCGCGTCGAGGGCGAGGCCCGGTTCACGCCCCTGTCCGACCGCGCGTGCCTGATGACCTACCGGCTCGGGCTCGAGCTGCCGGTCAGCCGCGAGTGGATCGAGGCCCACTACGACGGCCACGCGGCGTCCGCGGTCGTCGGTGACTTCCGTGAGCACCTGCGCCGCTTCGTCTGA